One Candidatus Synechococcus calcipolaris G9 genomic window carries:
- a CDS encoding GNAT family N-acetyltransferase, which translates to MIRLTTPNDTNALLALAEATGLFESNQIEELAQMLNQHFSDKTDSQGMWFSDHDNELVGIAYVAPERMTEGTWNLYLIAIHPNHQRQGRGAALLRHIEQMLTKHGERVLLVETSGLKDFEYVRAFYRKSGYDEEARIREFYKAGDDKIIFRKALGIAAA; encoded by the coding sequence ATGATTCGATTGACCACGCCCAATGACACGAATGCATTACTTGCTTTGGCGGAAGCGACAGGACTTTTTGAGTCAAATCAAATTGAAGAACTCGCCCAAATGCTAAATCAGCATTTCAGTGACAAAACAGACAGTCAGGGTATGTGGTTTAGCGACCACGATAATGAGCTAGTGGGCATTGCCTACGTTGCGCCAGAACGAATGACAGAGGGGACGTGGAATCTCTATCTAATCGCTATTCATCCCAACCACCAAAGACAGGGACGCGGAGCCGCTTTGTTGCGCCATATTGAGCAAATGCTGACTAAGCATGGTGAGCGTGTGCTACTGGTAGAAACGTCCGGACTGAAAGACTTTGAATACGTTCGTGCATTTTATCGAAAGAGTGGTTATGACGAGGAAGCGAGAATTCGAGAATTTTACAAGGCTGGAGACGACAAAATTATTTTCCGTAAGGCACTGGGAATTGCTGCCGCATAA
- a CDS encoding GAF domain-containing protein codes for MSPIVTPQLQLQTITGAVRQLLTALPWPEPLLLALPELGTALACDRLRLWQVHQPLPSQDLWLSPYADWGRDEKAIPSPAQITPLPSFNYWFSRLRAGHSLQTWVGEFPGVEQQWLESLGIMSVLALPITVEGQLWGIFTVEYAQAMYHWPEEEILTIQTFTEPLGGVLGLRRSSCPINANEKQLQEQDEILVQLSRRKSLHQGDLHQSLQEIVATAATTLGVARTSVWLYTKDRIKIRCITLYERLEDRYSSGQELAAADYPDYFQALEQERVIAAHDAVTDSRTHEFAQGYLIPLGITAMLDAPIWAEGTMIGVVCHEHLVSQRRWTVAEQQFAASIADLVSLAIEASDRHKALAELQASEDRLKSFFQATSEAVIIHDQGRIIDINESAEDLFGYTPGEMIGQSVLMVTDPSSRELIISRIQQPSDQPLEAVGQRKNGSTFVGEIQGKSIFYQGRPARVVGIRDITQRKQAETDLRLAAQREQLLAEIALRIRRSLELQDILNTTVVEVRHCLHADRVFIAYLAPHPCRVKIVAAASHQTWETDLEQLLNQPVYLESLLDIATPSGQSAPKIQDFSLGELNADLQAIYQDHHIQSSLVIPIPQDHCGDQVVLVIQQCAVPRIWQPFELQLLEQLANQVAIALQQAALYQKLAALNANLEYQVEERTAQLRQKMTELEELNRLKDVFLHAVSHDLRTPVLGTLMVLNNLMPEKTDETDISVPVRVLQRMVQSHERQLTLIESLLDIHFDDEQTMELDLAPLNFSEFLDGILMDLDPLLAKNQAYINNEIPDDLPMVLADGSQLRRVFENLITNALKHNRPGLTLTFTARTQDQALLCTVEDDGIGILPEQLEHLFDLYYRGKQSRQRSGIGLGLYLCRQIINAHHGKIGVMSTPGAGATFWMTLPVIFEHAPREPQGDLTLDRF; via the coding sequence ATGTCCCCTATTGTGACTCCTCAGCTTCAACTGCAAACGATCACCGGTGCGGTGCGGCAGTTATTGACGGCATTACCCTGGCCAGAACCCTTACTGTTAGCTCTGCCGGAGTTGGGGACAGCATTGGCCTGCGATCGCCTACGGCTGTGGCAAGTACACCAACCCCTACCGAGCCAAGACCTTTGGCTATCTCCCTACGCGGATTGGGGACGGGATGAAAAAGCAATTCCCAGTCCAGCCCAAATTACCCCCCTGCCGAGTTTTAACTATTGGTTCAGTCGTCTTAGGGCCGGCCATAGCCTTCAGACGTGGGTGGGAGAGTTCCCAGGGGTTGAGCAACAATGGCTAGAATCCCTCGGTATTATGTCGGTCTTAGCCTTACCCATTACGGTGGAGGGGCAACTCTGGGGTATTTTTACGGTGGAATATGCCCAAGCGATGTACCACTGGCCGGAAGAGGAGATTTTGACGATCCAAACCTTTACGGAACCCTTGGGGGGAGTTTTGGGGTTACGTCGCAGTAGTTGTCCCATCAATGCCAATGAAAAACAACTGCAAGAACAGGATGAAATTTTAGTCCAACTGTCTCGACGGAAAAGTTTGCATCAAGGGGATTTGCATCAGTCTCTTCAGGAAATTGTGGCGACGGCCGCAACAACTCTGGGAGTTGCCCGCACCAGTGTTTGGCTCTACACCAAGGATCGGATCAAGATTCGCTGTATCACGCTCTATGAACGCCTAGAGGATCGCTATAGTAGTGGTCAAGAGTTGGCAGCGGCGGATTATCCAGATTATTTCCAGGCCTTGGAACAGGAGCGGGTAATCGCTGCCCATGATGCGGTGACAGATTCCCGCACCCATGAGTTTGCCCAGGGTTATTTAATTCCTTTGGGGATTACGGCCATGCTGGATGCCCCCATCTGGGCTGAGGGGACGATGATTGGTGTGGTTTGCCATGAACATTTAGTCTCCCAACGGCGTTGGACGGTTGCGGAACAGCAGTTTGCTGCTTCGATTGCGGATTTAGTATCCTTGGCCATTGAAGCGAGCGATCGCCACAAAGCCCTTGCGGAATTACAGGCCAGTGAGGATCGATTAAAAAGTTTTTTCCAGGCCACCTCCGAAGCGGTGATCATCCATGATCAGGGGCGGATTATTGATATTAATGAGTCAGCAGAAGATCTATTTGGCTACACCCCTGGGGAGATGATTGGCCAATCGGTCTTGATGGTGACGGATCCCTCATCCCGGGAACTGATTATTAGCCGGATTCAACAGCCTTCGGATCAACCCCTAGAGGCCGTGGGACAGCGGAAAAATGGCAGTACCTTTGTGGGGGAAATCCAGGGCAAATCTATTTTCTATCAGGGACGGCCGGCACGGGTGGTGGGCATTCGGGACATTACCCAACGCAAGCAGGCGGAAACAGATCTGCGGTTGGCGGCCCAACGGGAGCAACTCTTGGCGGAAATTGCCCTGCGTATCCGGCGATCGCTGGAATTACAGGATATTCTCAATACCACCGTGGTTGAAGTCCGCCACTGTCTCCATGCCGATCGGGTCTTTATTGCCTATTTAGCTCCCCACCCCTGCCGCGTCAAAATTGTCGCCGCTGCCAGCCATCAGACCTGGGAAACAGATTTAGAGCAATTACTCAATCAACCGGTTTATCTGGAAAGTCTCCTGGACATTGCCACCCCTAGCGGCCAGTCCGCACCTAAAATTCAAGATTTTAGCCTTGGCGAATTAAACGCTGATCTTCAAGCCATTTATCAAGACCATCACATTCAATCCAGTTTAGTGATTCCCATTCCCCAGGATCATTGCGGTGATCAAGTGGTACTGGTGATTCAGCAATGTGCGGTTCCCCGAATCTGGCAACCCTTTGAATTACAACTCCTGGAACAGTTAGCCAACCAAGTGGCGATCGCCCTGCAACAGGCCGCCCTCTATCAAAAATTAGCGGCTCTCAATGCCAATCTGGAATACCAGGTGGAAGAGCGCACCGCCCAACTCCGGCAAAAAATGACGGAACTAGAGGAACTCAATCGCCTCAAGGATGTGTTTCTCCATGCCGTATCCCACGATTTACGCACACCGGTTCTCGGAACTCTGATGGTATTGAATAATTTAATGCCGGAAAAAACAGACGAAACCGATATTTCCGTGCCAGTGCGAGTTCTTCAGCGGATGGTCCAAAGCCATGAACGGCAGTTGACCTTGATTGAATCCTTATTGGATATTCATTTTGATGATGAACAAACCATGGAGCTAGACCTGGCTCCCCTCAATTTTAGTGAATTCCTAGATGGGATTTTAATGGATTTAGACCCCCTTCTAGCCAAGAACCAAGCCTATATCAATAATGAAATCCCGGATGACTTACCCATGGTGTTAGCCGATGGTTCCCAACTGCGGCGGGTCTTTGAAAACCTGATTACCAATGCCCTTAAACATAACCGCCCTGGTTTGACATTGACCTTTACTGCCCGCACCCAGGATCAGGCCCTTCTCTGTACCGTTGAAGATGATGGCATCGGAATTTTGCCAGAGCAACTAGAGCATCTGTTTGATTTGTACTATCGGGGAAAACAATCTCGCCAGCGATCGGGTATTGGCTTGGGGCTGTACCTCTGTCGCCAGATCATTAATGCCCACCATGGCAAGATTGGGGTGATGAGTACGCCGGGGGCAGGGGCAACCTTTTGGATGACATTACCTGTGATTTTTGAGCATGCCCCTAGGGAGCCTCAGGGTGATCTAACGTTAGACCGTTTTTAG
- a CDS encoding DUF1816 domain-containing protein translates to MKPDSNTSFLGWLADRTNEIGLAWWVKVLTRSPQCTYYFGPFLTAAEADKEKAGYIDDLRSEGAEGIEAIVQRCRPENLTIDEDSPKKYLTALSV, encoded by the coding sequence GTGAAACCAGATAGTAACACCAGTTTTTTGGGCTGGTTAGCAGATCGTACCAATGAAATAGGTTTAGCCTGGTGGGTAAAGGTTCTGACGCGCTCCCCCCAATGTACCTACTATTTTGGTCCATTTCTGACCGCCGCAGAGGCTGACAAAGAAAAGGCGGGCTATATTGACGACCTACGCTCTGAGGGAGCCGAGGGAATAGAAGCGATTGTACAGCGGTGCCGTCCAGAGAATCTCACCATCGATGAAGACTCGCCAAAAAAGTATCTGACCGCCCTTAGCGTTTAA
- the rlmB gene encoding 23S rRNA (guanosine(2251)-2'-O)-methyltransferase RlmB has product MPPRPPRPGIRKDGRKDFRRSDRPNRDGPRDKPSRPIKTNSRAASPGPAPIKRQGPDAPKRSDRPERNPRDSSGDRENRDYRDRTYRGDRPGRSDQRPPRSTTDESTNPDLIYGRHTVLTAIESGRPCNRIWVIEALRYDPRFLSALNHAKAEGAVIDVVPSQRLDHLCQRGRHQGIAAQVAAHPYLEMNELINQAAKVSQNPILLAADGINDPHNLGAIIRSAEALGVQGLIIPQRRAVGVTATVAKVASGAIDHLPVARVINFNQGLETLKAAGYWIYGLAPGGSDSLTQTTFEGPIVLVVGSEESGLGLQTQKHCDHILSIPLPGRTNSLNASVAAGIALYEVCRQRPVAVRLNFDPPDTATTID; this is encoded by the coding sequence ATGCCTCCTAGACCGCCCAGACCCGGCATTCGTAAAGATGGCCGTAAGGATTTTCGCCGCAGCGATCGCCCCAACCGAGATGGCCCACGGGACAAACCAAGTCGTCCCATTAAAACCAATAGCCGTGCTGCTTCGCCGGGCCCTGCCCCCATTAAACGTCAAGGCCCAGATGCCCCTAAACGCAGCGATCGTCCTGAGCGTAATCCTCGTGACAGTAGTGGCGATCGCGAGAACCGAGATTATCGTGATCGGACCTACCGGGGCGATCGGCCCGGGCGATCGGATCAACGTCCTCCCCGCAGTACCACCGATGAATCCACCAATCCCGATCTCATCTACGGCCGCCATACCGTACTCACGGCCATTGAAAGCGGCCGTCCCTGTAACCGCATCTGGGTGATTGAGGCCCTCCGCTACGACCCTCGCTTTTTAAGTGCCCTGAATCATGCCAAGGCAGAAGGGGCTGTCATTGATGTGGTTCCCTCCCAGCGGCTGGATCATCTCTGTCAGCGGGGTCGCCACCAAGGTATTGCCGCCCAGGTTGCGGCTCATCCCTATTTGGAAATGAATGAACTGATTAATCAGGCGGCCAAGGTCAGTCAAAACCCCATTCTATTAGCCGCCGATGGTATTAATGATCCCCATAATCTAGGGGCAATCATCCGTAGTGCCGAAGCCCTGGGAGTACAAGGTCTGATAATTCCCCAACGCCGCGCCGTGGGAGTGACTGCCACCGTTGCCAAGGTCGCCTCCGGGGCGATCGATCACTTACCTGTGGCACGAGTGATTAACTTCAACCAAGGCCTAGAAACCCTAAAAGCCGCCGGATATTGGATCTATGGCCTTGCCCCTGGCGGGTCTGATTCCCTCACCCAAACCACCTTTGAAGGGCCTATTGTTTTGGTAGTGGGCAGTGAAGAAAGTGGCCTGGGTCTACAAACCCAAAAACACTGCGATCATATCCTTTCCATCCCCTTACCGGGACGCACCAATAGCCTCAACGCTTCCGTTGCCGCTGGAATTGCCCTCTACGAGGTCTGTCGTCAACGACCTGTGGCGGTACGGCTCAACTTTGATCCCCCAGACACCGCTACCACGATTGATTGA
- the hemC gene encoding hydroxymethylbilane synthase, whose protein sequence is MIASSPTPIRIGSRKSQLALVQTEWVQAELQARHSDRQFEVLTMTTQGDNILDVALAKIGDKGLFTKELELSMLRRDTDLAVHSLKDLPTHLPDGLMLGAITEREDPADALVLSAKHLDSGLQLDTLPAGSVIGTSSLRRLAQLRHHFPHLEFKDVRGNLNTRLQKLDADEYDALILAVAGMKRLGFGDRISQVIPTELSLYAVGQGALGIECRTNDPDILEIIKTLEHPGTAARCLAERAFLRQLEGGCQVPIGVHTVISGDELTLMGLVASLDGKTLIKDSVSGPSSDAETLGFTLAECLRDQGASAILEDIFATMRPER, encoded by the coding sequence ATGATCGCCTCCTCTCCCACTCCGATTCGTATTGGTTCTCGCAAAAGTCAATTGGCCTTAGTCCAAACGGAATGGGTACAGGCAGAACTTCAGGCCCGGCACAGCGATCGCCAGTTTGAAGTCCTAACCATGACCACCCAGGGAGACAACATTTTAGATGTGGCCCTGGCAAAAATTGGCGACAAGGGTTTGTTTACCAAAGAGCTTGAACTCTCCATGCTGCGGCGGGATACGGATTTAGCGGTGCATTCCCTCAAGGATCTGCCCACCCATCTACCGGACGGTTTAATGTTGGGCGCGATTACAGAACGGGAAGACCCCGCCGATGCCCTTGTTCTCAGTGCCAAACATCTCGATAGTGGCCTGCAACTGGATACCTTACCGGCGGGATCGGTGATTGGTACATCCTCCCTGCGGCGGTTAGCCCAATTACGGCATCATTTTCCCCATCTAGAATTTAAGGATGTACGGGGAAATCTGAATACGCGCCTGCAAAAACTAGATGCCGATGAGTACGATGCGCTGATTTTAGCGGTAGCGGGGATGAAGCGTTTGGGGTTTGGCGATCGCATCAGTCAGGTGATCCCCACAGAACTGTCCCTCTATGCAGTAGGGCAGGGGGCCCTAGGCATTGAATGTCGCACCAATGATCCCGATATCTTAGAAATTATTAAAACCCTAGAACATCCGGGGACTGCGGCCCGCTGCTTGGCGGAACGGGCCTTTCTGCGTCAACTAGAAGGGGGGTGCCAAGTTCCCATTGGGGTGCACACGGTGATCTCAGGGGATGAACTCACCTTGATGGGACTGGTGGCGAGTCTAGATGGTAAAACCTTGATTAAGGATAGCGTGAGTGGGCCGAGCAGTGATGCAGAAACCCTCGGGTTTACTTTGGCGGAATGCCTACGGGATCAAGGAGCCAGTGCTATCCTCGAAGATATCTTTGCGACAATGCGCCCCGAACGTTAA